TCGTCGACGATCACGACGCGCAGCGTGTCGGTCTGCACCATCTCGGAGGTCATTCGCGGGTGCTCGTTTCTGCAGGTGAGGTGGTCGGCTCAGGGATGTCGAGAGCGGCAGGAGCACTGCGGACGAGGCCGTGCCCGCTCTCGGCGGACCCGAGGAGGTCGGTGATGATCCGGCTCGCTGCGGCGATGGAGGACGTCAGCGCCTCCTGAGAGCGGCCCGGCTGGTTGAGGTCGAGGGCCATCTTGGCGACGACCAGTCCCTGCAGCACGGTGTCGTTGAGCTCGAGGGCCTGACGCTCGCGCTGGCGCAGGTCGTCGAAGAGCTGGGCGCCGTGCATCAGCGAGGAGTAGTTGCGGCGCAGGGTCCAGTAGTACATCGCGGTGAGCGCGCCGACGACGTCCCAGATCGCCAGCGGCCAGCCCCAGGCCGTCCGCATCGCGAGTCCCTGGGTGTCGCTGATCCCGAAGGTCGGGAGCAGCATGTGCAGGGCGTGCGCACCGTGGTGGACCGAGCAGGTGAAGAAGATCGCGCCGGTGGCGGCGCCGAGCGGGTTGGTCCGCAGCTGGTGGCTCTTCGCCAGCGGGACGACGATCGCGAGGGTGATCAGGAAGTACGCGACCATGATGACGGCGTTGCAGGCCATACCGATCTGCCAGGACGTCATGCTCCGGCCCCGCTCACCGTGAGGGCCCCGAGGAGGACCGAGGAGGCGATCATCCAGGCGCACGCCGAGCGGGGCCAGAAGTCGAAGGAAGACAACCGCAGGTCGACCGCGCGGCCGAGCCGGAGCATCCGGACGCACGCGACGACGACAGCGATCTCCCAGCCGGCGCAGGCCAGGTCCCAGGGACCGAGAGCCTCAGGGGTCGGCATCAGACCGAGCGGAAGCCCGACGGTGCGGGTCGCGGCCCAGAGCGCGACGACGGCGGCGTTGCCGACCAGGCCGACGAGAAGCAGCCTGCGCGACGGCGTCAGCACGACGGCGACGGACCAGAGGATCTGCGCGATCGCCGAGAAGGCGAAGAACAGACCGAAGAGCGGGAGCTCGCGGAAGTGCGCCGGCCCCATCGCGGCGTGCACGCCGGACGCGGCCGTCGAGCTGATCACGGCGATCGGCAGCAGTGCGGCGCCGGTCGCTCGGCGCACGGTCGAGAAGACCAGCGGCGGCGCCACCGTGGCGACGCCGAGCGAACCGGAAGCGATCTGACGGTGCAGCTCGGCGACGCGACCCTCGTGCTCGTCGCGGGGTGGCTGGAGCCGCCGTCCTCCGACCAGCTGCGGCCCCAGGAGCACTCCCAGGCCCAGCAGGCCGATCACCAGGACGGCGTAGTGCACGCCGTGCGCGAGCGAGCCCGCACCGACCGACAGCACGTTCATCGGTTCCCTCTTTCCCACCACCGCACATCCCCCGATGCGGCGGCCCCTGCGTTCAGGGTAGTCCGGAAAGGGACTAACGGACCAGATCATGCGAAAGAATGCCGAAATGGCTAAACCGGACATAGTCCGATCGGGTCAGGCGTTCGCCTCGGTGGGGGTGCGCACCCGCTCCGCCGTGATGACGATCGCCACCGCCACGACGATCACCGCTCCGCCGACCAGGATCGCACCGGTGACCGGCTCGTCGAGGATCAGGTATCCCAGGACCACCGCGACCACGGGGTTCACGTAGGCGTAGGTCGCGACCAGCGAGATCGGGGCGTTGCCGAGGAGCCAGACGTACGCCGAGAACGCGACCATCGACCCGAACACCACCAGGTAGCCCCAGGCCAGCCAGGTGTCGGCCGAGTAGCTGAACGGGTCGGGACGTTCGCCGCGCACCAGCCCCGCGACGAGGAGGATCGCGCCGCCGGTCCACATCTCGTGGACGGTCATCACGAACGCGTCCTCGGGCAGCGGGAGCTTCGGCTGGACCCAGGAGCCGAACGCCCAGCACATGCTGGCGAACAGCACGATGCAGGCAGCGAAGAACGGCACGTGCTCGTCAGCCGCCCCGGCACGCCCGGCCAACACCAGGTAGCAGAGGCCGGCCATCCCGAGGACGATGCCCAGCACGCTCAACGGACGGGGGCGATCGCCGGCGGAGAACCGCAGCACCGCGATGACCAGCGGGGCGATCGCGATCAGCAGGGCCGTGACGCCGGACGGGGCTCCTTCGTCCTCGCCGACGGACACGAGACCGTTGCCCAGGACCGGGAGCAGCAGGCCGAGGGTGGCGCACCCCAGGAGCTGGCGCCGGGTGACCAGAAGTCGTCGCCAGCCGCCCTGCCCGCGCCCGAGCAGCGCCAGCAGCAGTCCGAGCAGGACCGCCGCGACGAGGTAGCGCGCGCCCATGCCGGTCAGCGGCGGCGCCTCCTCGACGACCACCCGGATCGCCAGGTACGTCGAACCCCAGACCACGTACACGATCACCAGCGCGGTGATGACCAGCCCGGCTGCTGCGGCTGCTCGCGCAGGCACGGTCGGGGTCGCGGTCACCGGATCACCATGCCGCACCGGGTCGTCGGCACGCACGTGAATTCCCGGCGGGGCGACAGTAGGTAGACAGAAGAAAGGTTACCGACGGGTTGGTTCGTCTCCCGGCACCCGGCCCGGTTACGGTGAGGGGGACACGTGGTCTGGATCACACCTCGTGCGCCACCGATGTACGGGGCATCCGGACCAGAACTGCCGACGCGTCGAGCGGAAACCCCGGTCGTCGCTGATCCTCAGGAGAAGTCGAATGGGCCTGAACGACCCTGTGCACCCCGAGCCTGACCTCGTCCAGCTGCTGACGCCCGAGGGCGAACGCGTCGATCACCCGGACTACGCCTTCGCGGTGCCGGACGGTACCGACGAGGCGGAGGTGATCCGCGGGTTCTACCGCGACATGCTCCTGACCCGCCGGATCGACACCGAGTCGACTGCGCTGCAGCGGCACGGCGAGCTCGGGCTGTGGGCCCAGCTGCTCGGTCAGGAGGCGGCGCAGATCGGGTCCGGTCGCGCGTTCGCGCCGCAGGACTTCGTCTTCCCGACCTACCGCGAGCACGGCGTCGCCTGGTGCCGCGGTCTCGACCCGCTCCAGGTGCTCACCCTGTGGCGCGGCAGCGAGCACGGCGGCTGGGACCCGGCCGAGTACAACTTCGCCAACTACACCGTGGTGATCGGCGCGCAGACGCTGCACGCCACCGGCTACGCGATGGGGGTGCAGCGCGATGGCCTGGTCGGCACGGGCGACCCGGAGCGCGACACCGCCGTCGGCGTCTACTTCGGTGACGGTGCGTCCTCCCAGGGTGACGTCAGCGAGGCGATGGTCTTCGCGGCGTCGTACAACGCGCCGGTGGTCTTCCTCTGCCAGAACAACCAGTGGGCGATCTCGGCGGGCAGCGAACGGCAGAGCCGGATCCCGCTCTACCAGCGGGCCAGCGGCTTCGGGTTCCCGGGTGTCCGGGTCGACGGCAACGACGTGCTCGCGGTCAATGCGGTCACCCGGGCTGCGCTGCAGCGGGCCCGCGACGGTGAGGGGCCCATGCTGATCGAGGCGTTCACCTACCGGATGGGAGCGCACACGACGACCGACGACCCGACGCGCTACCGCACGAGCGACGACGTCGAGCACTGGAAGCTGAAGGACCCGATCGCGCGGGTGCGGGTGTACCTGAGCCGCAACGGCCTGGCTGCTCCGGAGTGGTTCGCCGACGTCGACGAGGAGGCCGACGAGCTGGGCCACCGGTTGCGAGAGGGGTGCAAGGCGCTGCCGGATCCTGACCCCGTCGGGATGTTCGACCACGTGTACGCCGAGCAGACCCCGGAGCTCGCCCGGCAGCGGGCGGACTTCGTGGCCTACCGCGACTCGTTCGCGGAGGTCGTGGCATGACGAGGATGACGTTGGCGAAGGCGTTGAACGCCGGACTGCGCGCCGCCATGGAGAAGGACGACAAGGTTCTGCTGATGGGGGAGGACGTCGGCAGGCTCGGCGGAGTCTTCCGGATCACCGACGGGTTGCAGAAGGACTTCGGCGAGGACCGCGTGCTCGACAGCCCGCTGGCCGAGTCCGGGATCATCGGCACCGCGGTCGGCATGGCGATGCGCGGCTACCGGCCGGTCTGCGAGATCCAGTTCGACGGGTTCGTCTACCCGGCGTACGACCAGATCGTCAGCCAGGTCGCGAAGATGCACTTCCGCACCCGCGGGATGGTCACGATGCCGCTGGTCATCCGGATCCCGTACGGCGGCGGCATCGGCGCGGTCGAGCACCACTCGGAGTCACCGGAGGCGCAGTTCGCGCACACGCCGGGCCTCAAGGTCGTCACCTGCTCGAACCCGGTGGACGGCTACTTCATGATCCAGCAGGCGATCGCCTCGGACGACCCGGTGATCTTCCTCGAGCCCAAGCGGCAGTACCACGCCGACAAGGTCGAGGTGAATGAGGGAGCCGAGATGTCCGACATCGCGCCGCTGTTCACCTCGACGGTCGCGCGGCCGGGTTCGGACCTGACGCTGCTCGCCTACGGACCGATGGTGAAGACCTGCTTGAAGGTCGCCGAGGCGGCCGCGCTCGAAGGGCGCTCGATCGAGGTCATCGACCTGCGGTCGCTCTCCCCGTTGGACCTCGGTCCGGCCGAGGAGTCGATCCGTCGCACCGGTCGCGCCGTGGTCGCGCACGAGGCGCACCGCAACCTCGGCATGGGGGCGGAGATCGCTGCCCGGCTGGCCGAGTCGTGCTTCTACTCGCTGGAGGCACCCGTGCTCCGGGTCGGCAGCTACGACACCCCGTACCCGCCGTCGCGGATCGAGGAGGACTACCTGCCCGACCTGGACCGGATCCTCGACGCCGTCGACCGCACCTTCGAGTTCTGAGGAGCTGACGTGAACGAGCGAAGCGAGGACCGAGGATGAGCGACTACCTGCTGCCCGACGTGGGCGAGGGTCTCACCGAGGCCGAGATCGTCACCTGGAAGGTCCAGGTCGGCGACGAGATCAAGATCAACGACATCGTCGTGGAGATCGAGACGGCCAAGTCCTTGGTCGAGCTTCCCTCCCCGTACGCCGGCGTCGTGGAGGCGCTGCTGGTCGAGGAGGGCATGACCGTCGAGGTCGGGACGCCGATCATCAGGATCAACGACGGGGTCGCCTCCCCGGTCGTCGAGCCTGGCTCCCCGGTCGTCGAGCCTGGCTCCCCGGTCGGCGAGCCTGCCGAGACGCTCGACCTGTCGAACCCTGCCGCCACCGGCCGGGTCGAGGGCGAGTCTCTGGTCGGCCGCAACAAGGCCGAGCGTGG
The DNA window shown above is from Marmoricola sp. OAE513 and carries:
- a CDS encoding EamA family transporter, whose protein sequence is MTATPTVPARAAAAAGLVITALVIVYVVWGSTYLAIRVVVEEAPPLTGMGARYLVAAVLLGLLLALLGRGQGGWRRLLVTRRQLLGCATLGLLLPVLGNGLVSVGEDEGAPSGVTALLIAIAPLVIAVLRFSAGDRPRPLSVLGIVLGMAGLCYLVLAGRAGAADEHVPFFAACIVLFASMCWAFGSWVQPKLPLPEDAFVMTVHEMWTGGAILLVAGLVRGERPDPFSYSADTWLAWGYLVVFGSMVAFSAYVWLLGNAPISLVATYAYVNPVVAVVLGYLILDEPVTGAILVGGAVIVVAVAIVITAERVRTPTEANA
- the pdhA gene encoding pyruvate dehydrogenase (acetyl-transferring) E1 component subunit alpha encodes the protein MGLNDPVHPEPDLVQLLTPEGERVDHPDYAFAVPDGTDEAEVIRGFYRDMLLTRRIDTESTALQRHGELGLWAQLLGQEAAQIGSGRAFAPQDFVFPTYREHGVAWCRGLDPLQVLTLWRGSEHGGWDPAEYNFANYTVVIGAQTLHATGYAMGVQRDGLVGTGDPERDTAVGVYFGDGASSQGDVSEAMVFAASYNAPVVFLCQNNQWAISAGSERQSRIPLYQRASGFGFPGVRVDGNDVLAVNAVTRAALQRARDGEGPMLIEAFTYRMGAHTTTDDPTRYRTSDDVEHWKLKDPIARVRVYLSRNGLAAPEWFADVDEEADELGHRLREGCKALPDPDPVGMFDHVYAEQTPELARQRADFVAYRDSFAEVVA
- a CDS encoding alpha-ketoacid dehydrogenase subunit beta, with amino-acid sequence MTRMTLAKALNAGLRAAMEKDDKVLLMGEDVGRLGGVFRITDGLQKDFGEDRVLDSPLAESGIIGTAVGMAMRGYRPVCEIQFDGFVYPAYDQIVSQVAKMHFRTRGMVTMPLVIRIPYGGGIGAVEHHSESPEAQFAHTPGLKVVTCSNPVDGYFMIQQAIASDDPVIFLEPKRQYHADKVEVNEGAEMSDIAPLFTSTVARPGSDLTLLAYGPMVKTCLKVAEAAALEGRSIEVIDLRSLSPLDLGPAEESIRRTGRAVVAHEAHRNLGMGAEIAARLAESCFYSLEAPVLRVGSYDTPYPPSRIEEDYLPDLDRILDAVDRTFEF